A DNA window from Porites lutea chromosome 6, jaPorLute2.1, whole genome shotgun sequence contains the following coding sequences:
- the LOC140940821 gene encoding uncharacterized protein, whose protein sequence is MSKDLKIRFFIATIESILLYGCESWALSKAQEKSLDGTYTRMLRKALNIHWSSNIPNQQLYGDLPAVSNKIASRRLQLAGHCYRHPELSTQKLVLWEPTHGHRGRGRPNTTYIDTLKRDTGAFEASEIAALMADKRLWKDLVVARLRATK, encoded by the coding sequence ATGAGTAAAGATTTGAAAATCAGATTCTTCATAGCCACCATCGAATCAATCTTACTTTATGGGTGCGAGAGCTGGGCTCTGTCAAAAGCACAAGAAAAGTCGTTGGATGGAACATACACTAGGATGCTGCGAAAAGCTTTAAACATCCACTGGAGCAGCAACATACCAAACCAACAACTGTACGGAGATCTACCAGCAGTCAGCAACAAAATCGCCTCTCGTAGGCTACAACTTGCGGGTCACTGTTATCGCCATCCAGAGCTAAGTACCCAGAAATTAGTCCTTTGGGAGCCCACACATGGCCATCGCGGGAGAGGAAGACCGAATACTACCTATATTGACACTCTTAAGAGGGATACTGGGGCATTCGAAGCAAGTGAGATTGCTGCACTGATGGCTGATAAGAGGCTGTGGAAAGATCTAGTGGTTGCCCGCCTTCGGGCGAccaagtag
- the LOC140940822 gene encoding uncharacterized protein → MPPRKRPATQATAPTAIPSVRPNKRARRPRLRPEEAPTVHESTTTEQANVLASNPSSSSPGTVSVDVDAITATISAVITQAVKTAFSPEKLASLLDNNSPTPVVTQAPTGIVEQAVDDDVHVITNPQSGIGAVDPLDLVNTGQYDQRPQVQFTSVSVPLTSRVSSKIKAKIWANEYINFGSLLSDSPQQEGKYSLSMTPSVAGSSSQPQLTLEPCHVSKKIANISQWVSAFNIFVSVYAERFNNYTPQLMKYCEVVRDLAAKGGDWHWYDEQFRYVRQSAPEQYPWDRIHWELWLRASNTFRKPQPPTNKPRFRSQFFPKGTCWAFQAGKHCSGCKFEHVCFKCGGKHPGGQCSASAPKSGFPFSSKGKRDSTSGSPQQASHASKSGSA, encoded by the coding sequence atgccTCCGCGAAAACGACCAGCAACTCAAGCTACCGCGCCCACCGCCATTCCATCCGTTCGCCCCAACAAGAGAGCCAGGCGGCCAAGACTGCGTCCTGAGGAGGCGCCCACTGTTCATGAGAGCACTACAACTGAGCAGGCTAACGTGCTTGCTTCCAACCCTTCAAGTTCATCCCCAGGCACAGTGTCCGTGGATGTCGACGCAATCACCGCTACCATTTCTGCCGTAATTACACAAGCAGTAAAGACGGCCTTCTCGCCTGAGAAATTGGCTTCGCTGCTCGACAACAACTCCCCAACGCCAGTAGTTACGCAAGCGCCAACTGGAATTGTTGAACAGGCTGTGGATGACGACGTCCATGTCATCACCAATCCTCAGTCAGGTATTGGAGCAGTTGATCCTTTAGACTTAGTTAACACGGGTCAGTATGATCAAAGACCACAAGTTCAATTCACCAGTGTTTCTGTCCCTCTCACTTCGAGAGTTAGTTccaaaatcaaagcaaaaatttgggcgaatgaatatattaatttcGGGTCGTTATTGTCTGATTCACCTCAGCAGGAGGGGAAATACTCATTATCTATGACACCGTCAGTCGCCGGTTCTTCGAGCCAGCCTCAACTGACGCTTGAACCCTGTCACGTTTCTAAGAAAATAGCCAACATTTCCCAGTGGGTCTCTGCGTTTAATATTTTCGTTTCTGTTTACGCGGAAAGATTTAACAATTACACTCCTCAATTAATGAAATATTGCGAGGTGGTCCGGGATCTGGCTGCAAAGGGGGGAGATTGGCATTGGTATGATGAACAATTTCGTTACGTAAGACAATCGGCACCAGAGCAGTATCCATGGGATAGGATACATTGGGAGTTGTGGTTACGGGCGTCAAATACTTTTCGCAAACCGCAACCGCCCACCAACAAACCACGTTTTCGTTCTCAATTCTTTCCGAAAGGGACCTGCTGGGCCTTTCAAGCAGGTAAGCACTGTTCCGGATGCAAATTCGAACACGTGTGTTTTAAATGTGGTGGAAAACACCCGGGCGGCCAGTGCTCAGCTTCGGCGCCCAAAAGTGGATTCCCTTTCAGTTCAAAAGGCAAACGAGATAGTACATCGGGTTCTCCACAGCAAGCCAGTCACGCCAGTAAGAGTGGATCGGCTTGA
- the LOC140940823 gene encoding adenosine receptor A3-like has protein sequence MMQALLIANCVFNAFFSFTAITLNIVTIIALRKPLTIPRALKIFLLSLAVSDLGVGLLVQPLYITRLVMMIKENAQTRTFEITLKFFFSTKWFLASASFLGVVALAADRLLALHLHLRYQELVTQKRVVALVISIWIISAILMLLSIWIPNALWIIFVPVTSVCYLTTALSYFKIYLAVRHHSNHIHVLQAQLAQNNEGDMTNAARERKAAVGTFYVYLVFLICYLPSTCFSIILRSAGLSTMLFQFGLYANTLMLLNSTLNPLIYSWKMRHVRHAIMEILRNILPHPHQ, from the coding sequence ATGATGCAAGCTCTACTCATCGCCAACTGTGTCTTCAACGCCTTCTTCAGTTTTACCGCCATCACACTGAACATTGTAACAATAATCGCTCTGAGAAAACCATTGACGATACCAAGAGCTCTAAAAATATTCCTGCTGAGTCTGGCTGTATCTGATCTTGGTGTTGGTTTACTGGTTCAACCTTTGTACATTACACGTCTTGTCATGATGATAAAAGAAAACGCTCAAACTCGAACTTTTGAGATtactttgaaattttttttctccacaaaGTGGTTCCTCGCTTCTGCCTCGTTCCTTGGTGTTGTAGCTCTAGCCGCAGACAGATTATTAGCTCTTCATCTCCATCTCAGATACCAGGAACTTGTGACTCAAAAGCGCGTTGTTGCTTTAGTGATCTCGATTTGGATCATAAGTGCGATTCTGATGTTGTTGTCTATATGGATTCCAAATGCTCTCTGGATTATTTTTGTACCTGTTACAAGCGTTTGTTACCTAACTACAGCCTTGTCTTATTTCAAGATCTACTTAGCCGTACGTCACCACAGCAATCACATTCACGTCCTGCAAGCACAGCTAGCACAGAATAATGAGGGAGATATGACAAATGCTGCGAGGGAGAGAAAAGCTGCAGTTGGTACATTCTACGTGTATTTGGTGTTTCTGATTTGTTATCTGCCATCCACATGTTTCTCGATTATCCTTAGAAGCGCTGGATTAAGTACGATGCTATTCCAGTTTGGACTTTATGCTAACACGCTGATGCTCCTCAATTCAACTCTCAACCCCCTAATTTACTCCTGGAAGATGAGACATGTTCGACATGCTATCATGGAAATACTGAGAAACATATTACCCCATCCACACCagtga